A stretch of the Polaribacter pacificus genome encodes the following:
- a CDS encoding DegT/DnrJ/EryC1/StrS family aminotransferase — protein MKIDFANLKLAYQEQKEEIDIAIKNVIDNSSFIMGEAVFNLEEKLANFTEAEHAITCSNGTDALLLAMMALEIQPGDEIITTPFTFIATAETIAFLKAIPVFVDIDEQTYNIDASKIEAKITNKTKAIIPVSLYGQMPDMDPINAIAQKYNLAVIEDGAQSFGATYKGKKSCNVSTIGTTSFFPAKPLGCFGDGGAVFTNDAALANKMISMRIHGQSQRYYHQYIGMGGRLDTLQAAILNVKMEHYKNNIKRRQQAADRYSTLLEGKVSTPFVAENCTSVWAQYSIRVLDRDLVQSKLKEKGIPTAVHYPKPLHLQQCFLYLGYKIGDFPISEQVSAEIISLPMNPYLLDVEQKYIVEELIKLL, from the coding sequence ATGAAAATCGATTTTGCTAATTTAAAACTAGCCTATCAAGAGCAAAAAGAGGAGATTGATATTGCTATAAAAAATGTTATTGATAATTCTTCATTTATTATGGGAGAAGCAGTTTTTAATTTGGAAGAAAAGCTAGCTAATTTTACTGAAGCCGAACATGCCATTACTTGTTCTAATGGTACTGATGCATTGCTTTTAGCAATGATGGCTCTGGAAATACAACCTGGAGATGAAATTATTACGACACCTTTTACATTTATTGCCACAGCAGAAACCATAGCGTTTTTAAAGGCAATTCCAGTTTTTGTTGATATAGATGAACAAACTTACAATATTGATGCTTCTAAAATTGAAGCAAAAATAACAAATAAAACCAAGGCTATTATACCTGTATCTTTGTATGGACAAATGCCTGATATGGATCCTATTAATGCTATTGCTCAGAAATATAATTTAGCAGTTATTGAAGATGGAGCACAAAGTTTTGGTGCTACTTATAAAGGGAAGAAAAGTTGTAATGTGTCTACTATTGGTACTACAAGTTTTTTTCCTGCAAAACCGTTGGGATGCTTTGGAGATGGAGGAGCTGTCTTTACGAATGATGCTGCTTTAGCAAATAAAATGATTAGTATGCGTATTCACGGACAATCACAAAGATATTATCATCAATATATCGGAATGGGAGGTCGTTTAGATACTTTACAAGCAGCAATTTTAAACGTAAAAATGGAGCATTATAAAAATAATATTAAAAGAAGACAACAAGCTGCAGACAGGTATTCTACTCTATTGGAAGGTAAAGTATCTACACCATTTGTTGCAGAAAATTGTACTTCGGTTTGGGCACAATATTCCATAAGAGTTTTAGATAGAGACCTTGTACAGTCTAAATTAAAAGAAAAAGGAATTCCTACAGCAGTACATTATCCAAAACCCTTACATTTGCAACAATGTTTTTTATATCTTGGGTATAAAATTGGAGATTTTCCAATTTCGGAACAGGTGTCTGCAGAAATCATAAGTTTACCTATGAATCCATATTTACTTGATGTGGAACAAAAATATATAGTCGAAGAATTAATTAAATTATTATAA
- a CDS encoding UDP-glucose dehydrogenase family protein has protein sequence MKVAIIGTGYVGLVAAVCFSEMGNTVNCIDIDINKLTKLQKGISPIYEPGLNELLIKNIKSKNLFFTDSIKNGICDCEVVFIAVGTPMDSDGSANLDAVFSVVKSIGKHIIHKSLVVTKSTVPVGTTYKIKELINVELSLRKLDLEIDVVSNPEFLKEGSAIEDFMKPDRIIIGADTIDSFSKMKQLYAPFFRTHDRFITMDVLSSEMTKYAANAMLATKISFMNEMANICEKVGADINNVRIGIGSDKRIGYHFIYPGVGYGGTCFPKDIAALIKLGNDKGFHLQLISAVNEVNEQQKIYFLEKIINRFGENLEDHIFTIWGLSFKPETDDMRDSPAIYIINELVKRGAKIRAYDPKAMKEAQEFYLKNVNNIEYFDSKYEALQRGDALILLTEWKEFRSPDFSEIKKQLKRYIIFDGRNQYNAFDLKEMEFEYYQIGKK, from the coding sequence ATGAAAGTTGCTATTATTGGTACAGGTTATGTTGGTCTTGTTGCTGCCGTTTGTTTTTCTGAAATGGGAAATACTGTAAACTGTATAGATATTGATATAAATAAACTAACCAAATTACAAAAAGGCATTTCACCTATTTATGAACCTGGGCTCAATGAATTGCTTATCAAAAATATAAAAAGTAAAAATTTATTTTTTACAGATTCAATTAAGAATGGTATTTGTGACTGTGAAGTTGTTTTTATAGCTGTTGGCACACCAATGGATTCTGATGGTTCGGCTAATTTAGATGCTGTTTTTTCAGTCGTAAAAAGTATCGGAAAGCATATTATCCATAAAAGTTTAGTCGTTACTAAATCTACTGTTCCAGTAGGTACTACATATAAAATCAAAGAATTAATTAATGTAGAGCTGAGTTTGAGGAAACTAGATTTAGAGATTGATGTGGTTTCTAATCCTGAATTTTTAAAAGAAGGATCAGCAATAGAAGATTTTATGAAGCCAGATAGAATTATTATTGGAGCAGACACTATCGATTCTTTTTCCAAAATGAAGCAGTTGTATGCGCCCTTTTTTAGAACTCATGATCGTTTTATTACAATGGACGTCCTTTCTTCAGAAATGACAAAATATGCAGCAAATGCTATGTTGGCAACTAAAATTTCATTTATGAATGAAATGGCTAATATTTGTGAAAAAGTAGGTGCTGATATCAATAACGTCAGAATTGGAATTGGTTCAGATAAAAGAATTGGTTATCATTTTATTTATCCTGGAGTTGGCTATGGTGGAACTTGTTTCCCAAAAGACATTGCTGCTCTAATTAAATTAGGGAATGATAAAGGGTTTCATCTACAATTAATTTCTGCGGTAAATGAAGTGAATGAGCAACAAAAGATTTATTTTTTAGAAAAGATTATTAATAGGTTTGGGGAAAATTTAGAAGATCATATTTTTACAATTTGGGGTTTATCTTTTAAGCCAGAAACAGATGATATGAGAGATTCTCCAGCGATTTATATTATAAATGAATTAGTTAAAAGAGGTGCAAAAATTAGAGCTTATGATCCTAAGGCGATGAAAGAAGCTCAAGAGTTTTATTTAAAGAATGTAAATAATATTGAATATTTCGATTCTAAATACGAAGCTTTACAAAGAGGAGATGCATTGATTTTATTAACAGAGTGGAAAGAATTTCGTTCTCCAGATTTCTCTGAAATAAAAAAGCAGTTAAAAAGGTATATAATTTTTGACGGCAGAAATCAATACAATGCCTTTGATTTAAAAGAAATGGAATTTGAGTATTATCAAATAGGAAAAAAATAA
- a CDS encoding Wzz/FepE/Etk N-terminal domain-containing protein, whose amino-acid sequence MKESSNDSNLIDPLDFLRILWKNKKIVIRIVILFALLGLFAAIFTENQYSAYTTMVPQTNEKASVGGNLGGLAAMAGIDLGNMSGESGITPKLYPQILNSIPFQKELLHTPIQFSEGSDKISYFEYYTEVYKPGLLKTLEKYTLGLPGVIITAISSKDKKANNFTLDSTLIRITNVEKILIENINKQINLNVYEKEGYIKISALMPSAISAAEITSVCQNLLQKYIINFKIKKSKSQLDFINDRYLEKEKTFKEAQKTLADYRDKNQNVNSARAQTNLEQLKSDYDLAYGVYAELAKQLEKQQLQVKQDTPVFTVIKPVSVPLEKSEPKRFSVFIGWILLGFFISVVFIFSRIFIINLINKI is encoded by the coding sequence ATGAAAGAATCATCAAATGATAGTAACTTAATAGACCCATTAGATTTTCTTAGAATTTTATGGAAAAATAAAAAAATTGTAATACGTATTGTTATTCTTTTTGCATTATTGGGACTTTTTGCAGCCATTTTTACCGAAAATCAATACTCAGCATATACAACAATGGTTCCCCAAACAAATGAAAAAGCAAGCGTTGGAGGTAATTTGGGTGGTTTGGCAGCAATGGCTGGCATTGACCTTGGGAATATGAGTGGTGAATCTGGTATAACCCCCAAACTTTATCCCCAAATATTAAATAGTATCCCTTTTCAAAAAGAGTTATTGCATACACCAATACAGTTTTCAGAAGGTTCTGATAAAATTAGTTATTTTGAATACTATACAGAAGTTTATAAACCAGGTTTATTAAAAACCTTAGAAAAGTATACACTCGGACTTCCTGGAGTTATTATCACGGCAATTAGTAGTAAGGATAAAAAAGCAAATAATTTTACTTTAGACTCTACATTAATTAGAATTACAAATGTTGAGAAAATATTAATTGAAAATATTAATAAACAGATTAATTTAAATGTATATGAGAAAGAGGGCTATATTAAAATATCGGCATTAATGCCGAGTGCAATTTCAGCAGCTGAAATAACAAGTGTATGTCAAAATTTATTACAAAAATACATCATTAACTTCAAAATTAAAAAGTCAAAATCTCAGCTCGATTTTATTAATGATCGTTATTTAGAAAAGGAAAAAACCTTTAAAGAAGCTCAAAAAACATTAGCAGATTACAGAGATAAAAATCAAAATGTTAACTCGGCTCGGGCACAAACTAATTTGGAGCAATTAAAATCAGATTATGATTTAGCTTATGGGGTTTATGCTGAGTTGGCAAAGCAACTCGAAAAACAGCAACTTCAGGTTAAACAAGATACTCCGGTATTCACAGTTATCAAGCCTGTTTCAGTTCCTTTAGAAAAATCTGAACCTAAACGTTTTTCAGTTTTTATAGGTTGGATACTCCTAGGTTTTTTTATAAGTGTAGTATTTATTTTTAGCAGAATATTCATTATTAATCTGATAAATAAAATTTAA
- a CDS encoding acyltransferase: MEKAFFAHQTAEIDEGAIIQKGTKIWYFSHIMSNCSIGENCNIGQNVVVSPGVTLGNNVKVQNNVSIYSGVNCEDDVFLGPSMVFTNVINPRSAVNRKNEYLSTLVKKGASIGANATIVCGNDIGEYAFIGAGAVVTKEIPNYGLVVGNPSKQIGWVSEYGHRLHFDMNNKASCKESGQEYIIENNQVKRIN, from the coding sequence ATGGAAAAAGCTTTTTTTGCACATCAAACAGCCGAGATAGATGAGGGGGCAATTATACAAAAAGGAACTAAAATTTGGTATTTTAGTCATATAATGTCTAACTGTAGCATTGGTGAGAATTGTAATATTGGACAGAATGTGGTTGTTTCTCCAGGTGTAACTTTAGGAAACAATGTAAAAGTACAAAATAACGTTTCAATTTATTCTGGTGTTAATTGTGAAGATGATGTTTTCTTAGGACCTTCTATGGTTTTTACGAATGTGATTAATCCTAGAAGTGCCGTAAATCGGAAAAATGAATACTTAAGTACATTAGTTAAAAAGGGTGCAAGTATAGGTGCTAATGCTACCATTGTTTGTGGAAATGATATTGGAGAATATGCATTTATTGGTGCTGGAGCTGTAGTAACTAAAGAAATACCCAATTATGGTCTTGTGGTAGGAAATCCTTCCAAACAAATAGGTTGGGTTAGTGAATATGGACATCGATTGCATTTTGACATGAACAACAAGGCTAGCTGCAAAGAGAGTGGACAGGAATATATAATAGAAAACAATCAAGTTAAAAGAATAAATTAA